CCATCAGCACGATAAACACCGCAAACGGGGCGTCCGGCGCGATCGGCGGCGGGAAGCCGCCGGAGCCGAAGTGCTGGGCCAGCACCAGGCCGGTCTCCTCCATCGCCGAAAGCACCGGATCCCAGTGATCGGAGTGCACCGACGGCAGGCCAAGCTTGTCGGGAAGGTCCGGGAAAGTCACGCACTTGGCGCCCTTTTCGGCAACCCGGTAGATCTCCTTCACGCTGGCGTCGATGTCCCAGAACGGAATCATCGCAACCGGGATGAACCGGTCGGGGGCGGTGGCTGCCCATTCGTCGAGATGAAAGTCGTTCCAGGCCTGTGAGCACAGTTTGGCCAGTTCCTTGTCCTCGCCCTCGGCGAAGACCGCGCCGGCGAACCGTGGAAACGACGGAAAGCACGTCATCGCCTGCACCCCGTCGATGTCCATGTCGGCAACCCGTGCCTTGGGGTCGTAACATCCCGGGATCATGTCGTCGTAGCGCACCGGCTCGATGCCGTACTCCTCGGGCTTTTTGCCGGCCACCGCGTTCAGCCCGATGTAGGGATAGATGCGGCCCTCGTATTCCCACACTTGGCACATTTGGCCGGTGTCGGGCCGCTCCCATTCGATGATCTTCGGCCCGGCCTCCAGGTACTTCCTGGGCAGCCGGTCGCTCCACACCTTCGGGTGCTCGATCAGATGGTCATCGACAGAGATCAGCTGCATCCAAGGCTGCAACGGCATCGGTGCCTCCTCGCTCGGCCCGTCAAACAGAAAAACATTTAGTTATTTCTGCTAAGACTAGTCTTGCCCGTAGAACTCCAGCAAGCGGCTGCGCCTACAGCAGCTTGGCTTCCGCCGCTAGGCGATCCCAGTGCACGCCGGGCCCACCGAAGATGACCTCATCGGTGCGCGCCCGTTTGAGGTACAAGTGCGCCGAGTCTTCCCAGGTGAAGCCGATGCCACCATGAATTTGCAGGTTGGCATGCGATGCGGCCCGCAATGCCTCGGAGCAGACCGCCTTGGCCATGCTGACGCGCCAGCGCGAATCTCCGACCTCGCCGTCCACGGATTGCAGCGCAGCCAGCGATGCCGATCGGGCCCATTCGAGGTCGACGAGCATATCGGCGCACCGGTGCTTGATGGCCTGGAAGCTGCCGATCGGCCGGCCGAATTGTTCGCGGGTTCGGGCGTAATCGCTCGCTATCTCAAGCACCCGCTCGCACGCCCCGACCTGCTCGGCGGATAGCACCGCGATGGCCCGGTCGAAGTTGCTCTCGATCACGTCGTCGACCGGGCCGTCACCGCTGAGCCGCACGGCTGCGGCGCCGGCGAACTCGATAGTGGCCATCGGCCGGGTCCTGTCCAGGACAGGCTCGGGCTCGACGATCACACCGTGGTCGGCGGAATTGACTAGAAAGATCGCGGGTTGCGCGTCGATCGTGGCGATGACGACAAGGTCGTCGGCTGCCCCGCCGTGCAGCACGTGGTGTGCTTTGCCGCTCAGCTTCCACCCGTCACCGTCGGCGGTGGCCACGGCTGCGAGGGCACTGCGGTTCCACGAGCCCGCCCGCTCGGTGAGGATGGCTGTCGCGGTCCGTTCGCCGCTGATGAGCCCGGCCAGCACTTTCCCATCTACGCGAGTGTCCGCCAGCAGGCCGGTCGCGAGCACCGTTGACGCCAGGAACGGCACTGGGGCCAGGGCCCGGCCGAGTTCATGGGCGACGACGCCCAGGGCGCTCGCCCCGTAGCCCGCGCCACCCAGGTCTTCCGGCAATGCAATGGCGCCAACACCGACCTGCCGGCACAGCACCTGCCACAGTTCGGTGTCGTAGCCGCCGACCGCCGAATCGCCGTAGGCGATTGCACGGACCCGCTCTTCGGTGGCCAGCCGTTCGCAGGCTGCGCGGACGGTCTGTCCGAGCTCGCGTGCTTCATCAGCAGTGAGCCGTGTCATCGCGCTACTCCTATCTGCCGGGCCAGGTCGGCCTTCGCGACCTTGCCCAGACCGGTCAGCGGGTACTCGTCGACGATGACCAGCCTTTCCGGCCACTTCTGCTTCATCAGACCGCGCTCGTCGAGAAAGCTGCACAATTCATCGAGGGTCACGTCGCGGTGGTGCGGCGACCGCCGCACCACCGCGCACACCAGCTCGCCGCGCAGCTCGTCGGGCTGGCCGAGCACCACTACATCGTCCACCAGCGGGTGGGCCAGTAGCTCGTTCTCGATCTCGTCGGGTGCGATGTTTTCGCCCTTGCGGATGATTAGGTCCTTGATCCGCCCGGTTAACACGATGCGACCGTCGGGCCGCAGGTAGCCGCGGTCGCCGGTGCGGAACCAGCCGTCGGGGGTAAGCGCCCGGCTCCATTGCTCGGTATCGACGTAGCCGGGGGTAACGTTGCCGCCCCGGATCTCGATCTCGTCACGCTCACCGATCCGGACCTCGGCCGTCGGTATGGGCGAGCCGCAGGAGAAGCTCTGCTGTTCTTCGGTGTCGGTGGCCTTGCTGACGCACACCATTGGTGCCTCAGTCATCCCGTATGCGTGCACGATCGGAATGCCGAGATGTTGGCGAACCTGCTTGTGCAACTCGGCTGGGCAGGCGGCGCCACCGCCGATCAGCATCCGCAGCGAGGGCACCACAGGTTCGCTGCGTCCGCTGCCTAGCTGCGCCGACAGCATCATCTGGTAGAAGGCAGTGCTGGCACCGGTGACCGTGACCCGGTGTTCGGCGAGCAGCCCGGCCAGGTGCTCAGGCGCGAATTTGGGCATCATCAGTACGGGAAAGTCGGCGAGCAGCGCGCTGGCCAGGTAGACAATGCCGCCGATGTGCGCGATCGGAAAGGCGATCGTTCCCAGTTCGTCGCGTTTAGACCCCAGCCCGAGGTGTGCGGTATAGCCGCGGGCGGCGGTCAGCAGCGTCGCGTCTGAGTGTCGCACCGCTTTCGGGCGGCCGGTGGCCCCAGATGTGAAGTAGATCCAGCGGGTATCGGCGGGCGCGGTCTGGGCGACCAGCTCCGAAGCCGGGCGCGGACCCAACGCCTGTAATACGGCGGCGAAATCGGGCGGCAGCTCAACGACGCGGGTGCCCGCAGGGGCGTTGTCGCCGGTCGAGCCGTCGACGATCAACACGTCAGCGCCACAACCGTCGACGGCCGCTGCTACCTCACGCCGCCGGTAGATGTGGATGATCGGCGCCTGGGTGACGGGCGCGCGGGCCAGTGACAGCATCAGCAGCGCCGCGGAAACATGCGAGGGCAGCTGCCAGGCGACCGTCATACCGGGCCGCACGCCGACGTCCCACAGCCAACGGCTAGCGGCCAAGGCCAGGTCGGCGACCTCACCCACGGTCAGCGTTGCGGCGGTGATATCGCGCAGCAGCGGCCGATCCGGCCGGGTCGCCGCGGCTTCATCGAGCAGCGACGTAATGGTGCTTGTTGTCACCGGACTGCACCTGCCACGAATTCACTGATCGCGCTGGCTGTCTCGGCCGGCTGATCGAGCATCACGTAGGTCGAGCTGTCGTTGATTGTGTGCAACCTGGCATGCGGAAAGGTCTCGGCCAGTCGGCGGGCGTGGGTCATCGGGAACAGCCGGTCGGAGTCACCCCACAGGATCAGCACCGGCTTGTCCCAGGCCTTCATCGCCGCTGTCGCGGCCAACGTATAGCGCGGGTCAAGGTCGGCGGTGAGGCGCACCGCCTCCCGGCGAACCACGGCCGAGTCGGCGAAGCCGCCAAAGATTGCCGACCAGCGCGCACGGTCGATGCCGTGACGAGTGACTGCCGAGGCGAACAGGGCGAGTCCGGGACCGGTCGCCAGCAGCCGCAACACGCCCGCCCCGAGGGTTGCACTGAGCCGGCATAGCCGCACCAGCGGCGCGAAACCCGAAGGCGGGAAGTGTCCGAAGCTGTCGCAGTTCGTGAAAACTAGCCGGGCCACACGAGCGAAGTCCAGCGAGTCGTCGCCCAGCGCGGCTTGCACGATTCCGCCGCCGGTGTCGTTGGCTACCAGTGTCACGTCGGAGAGATCCAGCGCCTCAAGCAGTCCGAGAATGCGGCGGCCCGCCGCCTCTACACCCAGGTCGACGTTCGGGCCGACCGGTTTGCGTTGCGCGCCGAACGGCCATGTCGGCGCGATACAGCGGTACCTGTCGGATAGCCGGTGAGTGACGTCGTCCCACAACGTTCCGGTCACGTAAACACCATGGACGAATACCACCGGCGGTCCCAATCCCGTGTCGCAGTATTCGATCTGGGCGCCATCGATGACTGTCTTAGCCATGGCCTGTGCTAGCCCTTGCGCGGACCCGGCGTGAACCTGACCGGCAATTTGCGCACCGCGTAGACCTCGCCGGCGTCGGCGAACCGTTCGGGGTCGCCGGCGAGCTCGAAGTCGGGCAGGCGTTTCAGCACCTGACCCACCATCACCTGAAACATCATCTTGGCATAGTGCGAGCCGAGGCAGCGATGCATGCCGACACCAAATGCCATGTGCTTCTTGGCATTCGGCCGGGCCAAATCAAGCGTGTCGGGATCCTCGAACATCTCCGGGTCTCGGTTGGCCGCTCCCCACATCAGGATGGCCCGATCGCCGGCACACAGCGGCTGGCCATGGAACTCCGCGTCGCGGGACACGGTGCGGGCCAGGCCCAGCGTCGGTGAGTACAACCGCAGCAGCTCGTCGGTGCCCTTCTTGATCAGCTCAGGGTCGGCGATCAACTGCCGACGCAACAGGGGGTCTTGGCACAAGCGCAGCAGCACATTTCCGGTGAAGCCGC
This Mycobacterium xenopi DNA region includes the following protein-coding sequences:
- a CDS encoding amidohydrolase family protein, which encodes MPLQPWMQLISVDDHLIEHPKVWSDRLPRKYLEAGPKIIEWERPDTGQMCQVWEYEGRIYPYIGLNAVAGKKPEEYGIEPVRYDDMIPGCYDPKARVADMDIDGVQAMTCFPSFPRFAGAVFAEGEDKELAKLCSQAWNDFHLDEWAATAPDRFIPVAMIPFWDIDASVKEIYRVAEKGAKCVTFPDLPDKLGLPSVHSDHWDPVLSAMEETGLVLAQHFGSGGFPPPIAPDAPFAVFIVLMGTMSMTAMTDWLFSHTLYRHPKLKIGLSEGGIGWLPYILERADSVWRKHRFYNNINQDHPPSYLFKKHIHGCFIEDDFGVDVRHTIGVDRITWECDYPHSDSYWPQSRERAAETFKNVPDDEVHRMVELNAREFYNFPRAA
- a CDS encoding class I adenylate-forming enzyme family protein — its product is MTTSTITSLLDEAAATRPDRPLLRDITAATLTVGEVADLALAASRWLWDVGVRPGMTVAWQLPSHVSAALLMLSLARAPVTQAPIIHIYRRREVAAAVDGCGADVLIVDGSTGDNAPAGTRVVELPPDFAAVLQALGPRPASELVAQTAPADTRWIYFTSGATGRPKAVRHSDATLLTAARGYTAHLGLGSKRDELGTIAFPIAHIGGIVYLASALLADFPVLMMPKFAPEHLAGLLAEHRVTVTGASTAFYQMMLSAQLGSGRSEPVVPSLRMLIGGGAACPAELHKQVRQHLGIPIVHAYGMTEAPMVCVSKATDTEEQQSFSCGSPIPTAEVRIGERDEIEIRGGNVTPGYVDTEQWSRALTPDGWFRTGDRGYLRPDGRIVLTGRIKDLIIRKGENIAPDEIENELLAHPLVDDVVVLGQPDELRGELVCAVVRRSPHHRDVTLDELCSFLDERGLMKQKWPERLVIVDEYPLTGLGKVAKADLARQIGVAR
- a CDS encoding alpha/beta fold hydrolase, with translation MAKTVIDGAQIEYCDTGLGPPVVFVHGVYVTGTLWDDVTHRLSDRYRCIAPTWPFGAQRKPVGPNVDLGVEAAGRRILGLLEALDLSDVTLVANDTGGGIVQAALGDDSLDFARVARLVFTNCDSFGHFPPSGFAPLVRLCRLSATLGAGVLRLLATGPGLALFASAVTRHGIDRARWSAIFGGFADSAVVRREAVRLTADLDPRYTLAATAAMKAWDKPVLILWGDSDRLFPMTHARRLAETFPHARLHTINDSSTYVMLDQPAETASAISEFVAGAVR
- a CDS encoding acyl-CoA dehydrogenase family protein, whose amino-acid sequence is MTRLTADEARELGQTVRAACERLATEERVRAIAYGDSAVGGYDTELWQVLCRQVGVGAIALPEDLGGAGYGASALGVVAHELGRALAPVPFLASTVLATGLLADTRVDGKVLAGLISGERTATAILTERAGSWNRSALAAVATADGDGWKLSGKAHHVLHGGAADDLVVIATIDAQPAIFLVNSADHGVIVEPEPVLDRTRPMATIEFAGAAAVRLSGDGPVDDVIESNFDRAIAVLSAEQVGACERVLEIASDYARTREQFGRPIGSFQAIKHRCADMLVDLEWARSASLAALQSVDGEVGDSRWRVSMAKAVCSEALRAASHANLQIHGGIGFTWEDSAHLYLKRARTDEVIFGGPGVHWDRLAAEAKLL